A part of Larkinella insperata genomic DNA contains:
- a CDS encoding adenylate/guanylate cyclase domain-containing protein has protein sequence MTFIYHRQEQADISPYFNLTFSQENLRREKQRAGLLSGVFVVGLLLSLFFYLTLPLDSYPQQARNEIMRVVLPFLVFMSLYELNMWNMFRIWAQKGFTIPQLAKYLNATFEISALTLLLYLLSDKFDHPILVMLSPLTTLYYFFIILSTLRLNFWISFYTGLIACVEFLLLSVYLLEEPSTLAGSFSLYLTTSFAYIVKSVIFLLCGVCAGYVSRQIQISIKSSIERSETQNQLITFFGQQVSPEIADLIIKEKGMLKSQHMKVSVLFLDIRNFTKYADKHTADEVVTYQNAFFSIIVEIVNRHGGVVNQFLGDGCMITFGAPIPLRNPAENAVKAGLEIIAEIKKAVLEDRIIPTSVGIGVHVGDAVIGNIGTETRQQFSITGTVVILAARIEQLNKEYGTNMLVSQDVINELSDFHPALTEQLGVVDVKGMEAGVELYKLS, from the coding sequence ATGACGTTTATTTACCACCGGCAGGAACAGGCGGATATCAGTCCCTACTTTAACCTTACTTTTTCCCAGGAAAATCTTCGGCGCGAAAAACAACGGGCGGGCTTGCTGTCGGGCGTTTTTGTTGTCGGGCTGCTCCTTTCATTATTTTTCTACCTGACTCTGCCCCTCGATTCGTACCCCCAGCAGGCCAGGAATGAAATTATGCGGGTGGTTCTGCCTTTTCTGGTCTTTATGTCGCTTTATGAGCTGAACATGTGGAACATGTTTCGGATCTGGGCGCAGAAAGGATTTACCATCCCCCAGTTGGCCAAGTACCTCAATGCCACCTTCGAAATTTCGGCCCTGACGCTGCTGCTGTACCTGCTTTCGGATAAGTTCGACCATCCGATTCTGGTCATGCTGTCGCCCCTGACAACGCTGTACTACTTTTTCATCATTCTCTCCACCCTCCGGCTCAACTTCTGGATTTCGTTTTACACGGGTCTGATTGCCTGCGTCGAGTTTTTGCTCCTGAGCGTTTACCTCCTGGAAGAACCGTCGACGCTGGCGGGCTCGTTTAGCCTTTACCTGACCACGTCGTTTGCTTACATTGTCAAATCGGTTATCTTTCTGCTGTGCGGAGTTTGCGCCGGTTACGTTTCGCGGCAGATTCAGATCAGCATCAAAAGCTCCATCGAACGGAGCGAGACGCAGAATCAGCTGATCACGTTTTTCGGCCAGCAGGTCTCCCCGGAAATTGCGGACCTGATCATCAAGGAAAAAGGGATGCTCAAAAGCCAGCACATGAAGGTCAGCGTGCTGTTTCTCGACATCCGGAACTTTACCAAATACGCCGACAAACACACCGCCGACGAGGTTGTGACCTACCAGAACGCTTTTTTCAGCATCATTGTCGAGATCGTCAACCGCCACGGTGGAGTGGTCAATCAGTTTCTGGGCGATGGCTGCATGATTACGTTCGGGGCGCCGATACCGCTCCGTAATCCCGCCGAAAATGCCGTCAAGGCCGGACTGGAGATCATCGCCGAAATCAAGAAAGCCGTCCTGGAAGACCGGATTATTCCCACCAGCGTCGGCATTGGCGTCCACGTGGGCGATGCCGTCATTGGCAACATCGGAACCGAAACCCGCCAGCAGTTTTCCATTACGGGCACGGTGGTTATTCTGGCCGCCCGGATCGAACAGTTGAACAAGGAATACGGTACCAACATGCTGGTTTCGCAGGACGTGATCAACGAGCTCTCCGACTTTCACCCCGCCCTGACCGAACAGCTTGGCGTGGTGGATGTGAAGGGCATGGAAGCGGGCGTAGAACTCTACAAACTGTCCTGA